The proteins below come from a single uncultured delta proteobacterium genomic window:
- a CDS encoding Radical SAM domain protein — MTIRAVLWEKDAASEGGVLCRACAHGCRIRDGAAGRCRVRVNKGGVLYSLSSGQVVACNLDPVEKKPLYHFLPGTTTLSFGTPGCNMTCAFCQNHALSQGNLPQPKGTAEALPDTLVSQTVASAIDAGAASVSFTYNEPCVSPELILAVAPRARDAGLATILVSNAYAGPASMDALRDCVRAANFDLKSFSDDFYATLCGARLAPVLRTIAQAVAFGWWVEITTLLIPGHNDSDAELKAIATFIKENLGAHVPWHVSRFRPMFRMPDVSPTPVASLERACAIGTAEGLHFVYAGNVPGHDAENTRCPACGAVALRRVGYLADTGFDGACPSCGQSIPGVWRTE, encoded by the coding sequence ATGACCATACGGGCAGTTTTGTGGGAAAAGGATGCCGCAAGCGAGGGCGGGGTCTTGTGCCGCGCCTGCGCGCACGGCTGCCGGATACGAGACGGCGCCGCCGGGCGCTGCCGCGTGCGGGTCAACAAGGGGGGCGTGCTCTATTCCCTGTCTTCCGGCCAGGTCGTTGCCTGCAACCTCGACCCGGTGGAAAAAAAGCCCCTGTATCACTTCCTGCCCGGCACGACGACCCTTTCCTTCGGCACCCCCGGCTGCAACATGACCTGCGCCTTCTGCCAGAACCACGCGCTTTCCCAGGGGAATTTGCCGCAGCCCAAAGGGACGGCGGAAGCCCTGCCGGACACCCTCGTCTCCCAGACAGTCGCTTCGGCCATTGACGCCGGGGCCGCCAGCGTCTCCTTCACCTACAACGAGCCGTGCGTCAGCCCGGAGCTTATCCTGGCCGTCGCGCCGCGCGCGAGGGATGCCGGTCTTGCAACCATCCTCGTGAGCAACGCCTACGCCGGTCCGGCAAGCATGGACGCCCTCCGGGACTGCGTCCGGGCGGCGAACTTCGACCTCAAATCCTTCAGCGATGACTTTTATGCCACGCTGTGCGGGGCGCGTCTCGCCCCGGTGCTGCGCACCATCGCCCAGGCCGTGGCGTTCGGCTGGTGGGTGGAGATCACAACGCTGCTTATCCCCGGCCATAACGACTCCGACGCGGAATTGAAGGCCATTGCAACATTCATAAAAGAGAACTTGGGCGCGCATGTGCCGTGGCACGTCTCCCGGTTCCGCCCCATGTTCCGCATGCCCGACGTTTCGCCGACGCCCGTTGCCTCGCTGGAACGCGCGTGCGCCATCGGAACGGCCGAGGGGCTGCACTTTGTTTACGCGGGCAATGTTCCGGGGCATGACGCGGAAAATACCCGCTGTCCCGCCTGCGGCGCCGTTGCGCTGCGCCGCGTGGGATATCTGGCGGATACCGGATTCGACGGCGCGTGCCCGTCGTGCGGGCAGTCGATACCGGGCGTGTGGAGGACCGAATGA
- a CDS encoding Acetyl-CoA hydrolase/transferase, with protein sequence MLASEYARKLISAEDAAKLVKSGDWVEYGMGLCQPVAFDAALAARKDELRNVGIRGLMSVRPLAVVEQVEDRGAIAYSSWHFSSQERRWSGEGRCDYIPMSYRFQPEIYRKALDVDVALVNTPPMDKHGYFNFSLTNSSTMAFLEKAKIVIMEVNEALPRTCGGFEECIHLRDVDYIIEGGNHPLVELPSAEPAEVDLRIAEHIVRQMKDGSVIQLGVGGIPNSVGTLIAQSDLKDLGMHTEMLVDAYLALHKVGKLTNAKKRVDRHKGVWTFCLGSRDLYEWVADNPGLASCPVNYTNSPDVMGQNDNLVTINSCIEADFSGQVSSESSSTRQISGTGGQLDFVNGSFVSNGGKSFICMASTFKDKEGRVTSRIVPTLPQGEVVTAPRSQVHQLVTEWGCAVMVGCSKKERCERIIGLAHPDFRDELFRDAEAMGLLRRSEGKVSA encoded by the coding sequence ATGCTGGCGAGTGAATACGCACGCAAGCTGATTTCGGCTGAGGACGCGGCAAAGCTGGTCAAATCCGGCGATTGGGTGGAATACGGCATGGGGCTTTGCCAGCCGGTCGCGTTTGACGCCGCCCTTGCCGCGCGGAAGGATGAACTCCGCAACGTGGGAATCCGGGGCCTCATGAGCGTGCGGCCCCTGGCCGTTGTGGAACAGGTCGAGGACCGCGGCGCGATCGCCTATTCGAGCTGGCACTTCAGCAGCCAGGAGCGGCGCTGGTCCGGGGAGGGGCGGTGCGACTACATCCCCATGTCCTACCGGTTCCAGCCGGAAATATACAGAAAGGCCCTGGATGTGGACGTGGCGCTCGTCAACACGCCGCCCATGGACAAACACGGGTATTTCAACTTCTCCCTGACCAACTCCTCGACCATGGCCTTTCTGGAAAAGGCCAAGATCGTCATCATGGAAGTCAACGAAGCCCTGCCCAGGACCTGCGGCGGCTTTGAGGAGTGCATCCATCTCCGGGACGTGGATTATATCATCGAGGGGGGGAACCACCCCCTGGTGGAACTGCCTTCCGCGGAACCCGCCGAGGTCGATCTGCGCATCGCCGAGCATATCGTGCGCCAGATGAAAGACGGCTCCGTCATCCAGCTCGGGGTCGGGGGCATCCCCAATTCCGTGGGCACGCTGATCGCCCAGTCGGACCTGAAAGACCTCGGCATGCATACGGAAATGCTGGTAGACGCCTACCTTGCCCTGCACAAAGTCGGCAAGCTCACCAACGCCAAGAAGCGGGTGGACCGCCACAAGGGCGTCTGGACCTTCTGTCTGGGCTCGCGCGATCTTTACGAGTGGGTGGCGGACAACCCCGGCCTCGCCTCCTGCCCGGTGAACTACACCAACTCGCCGGACGTCATGGGGCAGAACGACAATCTCGTGACCATCAACAGCTGCATTGAGGCGGATTTCAGCGGCCAGGTTTCGTCGGAATCCTCGTCCACCCGGCAGATCAGCGGCACGGGCGGCCAGCTGGATTTCGTCAACGGCAGTTTTGTTTCCAACGGCGGCAAAAGTTTCATTTGCATGGCGTCCACCTTTAAGGATAAGGAGGGGCGGGTGACGTCGCGCATCGTGCCGACCCTGCCGCAAGGCGAGGTTGTGACCGCGCCCCGCAGCCAGGTGCACCAGCTGGTGACGGAGTGGGGCTGCGCGGTCATGGTCGGGTGCTCCAAGAAAGAGCGCTGCGAGCGGATCATCGGCCTGGCGCACCCGGATTTCCGCGACGAGCTTTTCAGAGACGCGGAGGCCATGGGCCTCCTGCGCCGCTCGGAGGGGAAAGTAAGCGCCTAA
- a CDS encoding membrane hypothetical protein (Evidence 5 : No homology to any previously reported sequences), which yields MPRFRETIAARLAAFGLSPLDALLFLGVCAFFFFLPLRTDATATIVAMTVFGIAAVRGCAAFRSLLAPGVGIYLLAFALFILAVLAASLSHPATLSKFPRVVLWGCCVFAGVALSVCVPEHGSRYFWALFASLAGSFAVAAVFWGYDNPAIWHDERLKLFAIHPSRLGLYAAVCLFFLIYRAIVASGYERLLALAGTALVFYILFSTNTRGNLLMLPLGLLCLGAALPRRYLKQLGMAALLCAVLGGSVLWMKSESFVGRRLISAVTNPLADPTFQSRLPIWHVGWETFKTAPLLGRGHQSYLAEHSRYVAEHGAAMRERFGQYEPEVKQAHNIILGRLVETGAPGTLAFLLFYCGAVAAAWRGPAKNRWLLAPLVFYLAMNMFDDGLFRLNDAFILFVAGTALGGFCPPAPERSGRE from the coding sequence ATGCCACGGTTTCGTGAAACCATTGCAGCCCGGTTGGCTGCTTTCGGCCTCTCGCCTCTGGACGCCCTGCTTTTCCTGGGGGTCTGCGCCTTTTTCTTTTTCCTGCCGCTACGGACGGACGCCACCGCGACGATTGTCGCCATGACGGTGTTCGGCATCGCGGCGGTGCGGGGGTGCGCGGCTTTTCGCTCGCTCCTCGCGCCGGGGGTGGGGATTTACCTGCTGGCGTTCGCGCTGTTCATTCTGGCCGTCCTGGCGGCGAGCTTGTCGCATCCCGCGACGCTGTCCAAGTTTCCGCGCGTCGTACTCTGGGGATGCTGCGTTTTCGCGGGCGTCGCCCTTTCCGTCTGCGTCCCGGAGCACGGCAGCCGCTACTTCTGGGCGCTTTTCGCCTCCCTGGCCGGGAGTTTTGCCGTTGCCGCCGTCTTTTGGGGGTATGACAACCCGGCCATCTGGCATGACGAGCGGTTGAAGCTTTTCGCCATCCATCCGTCCCGCCTGGGGCTGTATGCCGCCGTCTGCCTGTTTTTTTTGATCTACAGGGCCATCGTCGCCTCCGGGTATGAGCGGCTGCTCGCCCTGGCGGGCACCGCGCTCGTGTTTTACATCCTGTTCAGCACCAACACGCGCGGCAATCTCCTGATGCTGCCGCTCGGGCTCCTCTGCCTCGGCGCGGCGCTTCCCCGGCGGTACCTGAAACAGCTCGGCATGGCGGCCCTTCTTTGCGCCGTGCTCGGCGGGAGCGTGCTGTGGATGAAAAGCGAAAGCTTTGTCGGGCGGCGGCTTATTTCCGCCGTGACCAACCCCCTTGCGGACCCCACCTTCCAGTCGCGCCTGCCCATCTGGCACGTGGGCTGGGAAACGTTCAAAACCGCGCCCCTTCTCGGCCGGGGCCACCAGAGTTATCTGGCGGAACATTCCCGGTATGTGGCGGAACACGGGGCTGCCATGCGGGAGCGGTTCGGGCAGTATGAGCCGGAGGTCAAGCAGGCCCACAACATAATTCTGGGCAGGCTCGTGGAAACGGGCGCGCCAGGAACCCTGGCTTTTTTGCTCTTTTATTGCGGCGCTGTGGCCGCCGCTTGGCGCGGCCCCGCTAAAAACCGCTGGCTCCTTGCCCCCCTTGTCTTTTATCTGGCCATGAACATGTTTGACGACGGCCTTTTCCGCCTCAATGACGCCTTTATTCTTTTTGTCGCCGGAACAGCCCTTGGGGGCTTTTGCCCTCCGGCGCCCGAGCGTTCCGGCAGGGAATAG
- a CDS encoding putative Phosphate acetyltransferase (Evidence 3 : Function proposed based on presence of conserved amino acid motif, structural feature or limited homology; Product type pe : putative enzyme) codes for MANKLFLLGTGPQCGKTIAAFGIIDYLQRQGHKVAFYRPIISYTPHGSDEILTRLIGRYKPSFTYEDAYAYTLAEVRELINDGKESHVYDTILGKCKRLEETHDFVVCIGSDFFNRDMMLEFEVNTQIAADLGAPALVVVKGSVRNGEDLSASARGTIRDLRAAAVEVIGCALSWSRLSADAAKKFKEELRNAPEEQRTPNVFVLPENADASSNADASIAYLNANMDVAAFVKAVQEHTMTVVTPKMFEFALMERAKKHKMRIVLPEGEDDRILLAAADVAARKVADIIILGDEGAVKKRLGELNLTFDGTIINPRTYAKFDEYAAAYFEARKSKGITMEQAKETMLDASYFGTMMVWKDDADGMVSGARNTTAHTITPAFQFVKMKPGITTVSSIFLMCMKDRVLAMGDCAVNPNPTPEQLAAIAVSSAQTARIFGVEPRVAMLSYSTGTSGKGPDVDAVAEATKLAQAMAPDLPIDGPLQYDAAIDPVVAKTKLPNSKVAGKATVFIFPDLNTGNNTYKAVQRAANAVAVGPILQGLNKPVNDLSRGCLVPDVINTIAITAVQAQAEKGLI; via the coding sequence ATGGCAAACAAACTTTTTCTCTTGGGTACCGGACCGCAGTGCGGCAAAACCATCGCCGCGTTCGGCATCATTGATTATTTGCAGCGCCAGGGCCACAAAGTCGCCTTTTATCGCCCCATTATTTCCTACACGCCCCACGGCTCGGACGAAATCCTCACCCGCCTGATCGGCCGCTACAAACCGTCCTTCACCTATGAGGATGCCTATGCCTACACCCTCGCGGAAGTGCGCGAGCTCATCAACGACGGCAAGGAATCCCACGTTTACGACACCATTCTCGGCAAATGCAAAAGGCTGGAGGAAACGCACGATTTCGTGGTTTGCATCGGCTCCGACTTCTTTAACCGCGACATGATGCTGGAATTTGAGGTGAACACCCAGATCGCGGCGGACCTCGGCGCGCCCGCGCTGGTTGTCGTCAAGGGCTCGGTGCGGAACGGCGAGGACCTTTCCGCATCCGCCAGGGGCACCATCCGCGACCTGCGCGCGGCCGCCGTGGAAGTTATCGGCTGCGCGCTGTCCTGGTCCCGGCTTTCCGCCGACGCGGCCAAAAAATTCAAGGAAGAGCTCCGCAACGCGCCGGAAGAACAGCGCACCCCCAACGTCTTCGTGCTGCCGGAAAACGCGGACGCCTCCTCCAACGCGGATGCCTCCATCGCCTACCTGAACGCGAACATGGATGTGGCCGCCTTTGTCAAGGCCGTGCAAGAGCACACGATGACCGTGGTCACCCCGAAAATGTTCGAATTCGCGCTGATGGAACGCGCCAAGAAACACAAAATGCGCATCGTGCTGCCCGAGGGCGAGGATGACCGCATCCTGCTCGCCGCCGCCGACGTCGCGGCGCGGAAAGTCGCGGACATCATCATCCTCGGCGACGAGGGCGCGGTGAAAAAACGCCTGGGCGAGCTGAACCTCACTTTTGACGGCACCATCATCAACCCCCGCACCTACGCCAAGTTCGACGAATACGCCGCCGCCTACTTCGAGGCCCGCAAATCCAAGGGCATCACCATGGAGCAGGCCAAGGAAACCATGCTCGACGCGTCCTATTTCGGCACCATGATGGTCTGGAAGGACGACGCGGACGGGATGGTCTCCGGCGCGCGCAACACCACGGCCCACACCATTACCCCGGCGTTCCAGTTCGTGAAGATGAAGCCCGGCATCACCACCGTATCCTCCATCTTCCTCATGTGCATGAAGGACCGCGTGCTGGCGATGGGCGACTGCGCCGTCAACCCCAACCCCACGCCCGAGCAGTTGGCAGCCATTGCCGTCTCCTCGGCGCAGACGGCCAGGATTTTCGGCGTGGAGCCGCGCGTGGCCATGCTGAGCTACTCCACGGGCACCTCGGGCAAGGGCCCGGACGTCGATGCCGTGGCGGAAGCCACCAAGCTGGCCCAGGCCATGGCCCCGGACCTGCCCATTGACGGGCCGCTCCAGTACGACGCGGCCATCGACCCGGTGGTCGCCAAAACCAAGCTCCCCAACAGCAAGGTCGCGGGCAAGGCCACGGTCTTCATCTTCCCGGACCTCAACACCGGCAACAACACCTATAAAGCCGTGCAGCGCGCCGCCAACGCCGTCGCCGTGGGTCCGATCCTGCAGGGTCTGAACAAGCCCGTGAACGACCTTTCGCGCGGGTGCCTCGTGCCGGACGTCATCAACACCATCGCCATCACCGCCGTGCAGGCGCAGGCGGAAAAGGGCCTGATTTAA
- a CDS encoding exported hypothetical protein (Evidence 5 : No homology to any previously reported sequences) yields MRTIKPFRSVREAMSLSAPFARNTRLAFLAAFWLAVFLVAAAPGEAFGETAAVTKAEWASFLQQDPMLLAADGKLNATYRRITADLSPAAKKALIAEQREWIRHRDAAAFARHPKGSPEYCRLLAGATLDREAALREKYVAKTPEKAAAPLLSRPAAQTSAQTPPAAAQNPEPTPVTPAPATKPPVAGLPPVPPKEQPLPKADPAPQKTAPRTAQSPESKKERRAESPAVVTPPSRPVQPAGRIDITPREFAGEYNEMARALRSAAFPLTPSSVSGGGQTRTEHYQVSEDISLQFKYTGGYFEKPEIITFLAWRFMTGQPRDKDEIAYALANVLKTLAREPPGTAGAKDAAIAGFLRSVTNSFTTDTSRVWKNAGLVYVVTYLKKNDLFAMVITRNAS; encoded by the coding sequence ATGCGCACCATCAAACCGTTCCGCAGCGTGAGAGAGGCCATGAGCCTATCCGCACCCTTTGCCCGCAATACGCGGCTGGCGTTCCTGGCCGCCTTCTGGCTGGCTGTTTTTCTTGTCGCGGCCGCGCCGGGCGAGGCTTTTGGCGAGACAGCCGCCGTCACCAAAGCGGAATGGGCGTCTTTCCTCCAGCAGGACCCCATGCTGCTGGCGGCGGACGGTAAACTCAACGCCACCTATAGGCGGATTACCGCCGATCTCTCCCCCGCCGCCAAAAAAGCGCTGATCGCCGAACAGCGGGAGTGGATACGGCATCGCGACGCCGCAGCCTTCGCCCGCCACCCCAAAGGTTCGCCGGAATACTGCCGTCTGCTCGCGGGCGCGACCCTCGACCGTGAAGCCGCGCTCCGGGAAAAATACGTCGCGAAAACGCCGGAAAAAGCCGCCGCCCCCCTGCTCTCGCGGCCGGCCGCGCAGACCTCGGCGCAAACGCCGCCCGCCGCCGCGCAAAACCCTGAGCCGACGCCAGTGACACCGGCCCCGGCGACAAAACCCCCGGTTGCCGGGCTCCCGCCCGTTCCCCCCAAGGAACAACCGCTCCCAAAGGCGGATCCGGCCCCGCAAAAAACCGCGCCCCGCACAGCCCAGTCCCCTGAAAGCAAAAAAGAACGGCGCGCGGAAAGCCCGGCCGTCGTCACGCCCCCTTCCAGGCCCGTACAGCCCGCCGGAAGAATCGACATCACCCCTCGCGAGTTCGCCGGTGAATACAACGAGATGGCCCGCGCCCTCCGCTCGGCGGCTTTCCCACTGACGCCCTCCAGCGTGAGCGGCGGCGGGCAGACCCGGACGGAACACTATCAGGTTTCCGAGGATATTTCCCTGCAGTTCAAATATACCGGCGGGTATTTTGAAAAACCTGAAATCATCACCTTTCTTGCCTGGCGCTTCATGACCGGCCAGCCCAGGGACAAGGACGAAATAGCCTATGCCCTGGCCAACGTGCTCAAAACCCTGGCCAGGGAGCCGCCCGGAACGGCCGGAGCCAAGGACGCGGCGATCGCCGGTTTTCTACGCAGCGTCACCAACTCCTTTACAACGGACACCTCGCGCGTCTGGAAAAACGCCGGGCTGGTGTACGTCGTCACCTACCTGAAGAAGAACGACCTTTTTGCCATGGTCATCACCCGGAACGCGTCATAG
- the ycaL gene encoding Uncharacterized metalloprotease YcaL, which yields MFKRFAGIVVVFVSLGLFGGCVNNMGGAASDLFTAATISDGELVQMSRDMRAVGDQENKVADKNNKYAKRLDRLTKRFQKEGGRDLNFKVYITPDINANATADGSIRVYSGLMDMMTDNELIFVIGHEIGHVADGDSLDKIRVAYASSGAIKAAAASSGKAAAVLSTAQLGDLLHTVLNAQFSQKQESEADIYGYNLMKKYNIDTKAAVSALGKLGGGGTEIMSTHPGSADRAKAIQKMIDADKKK from the coding sequence ATGTTCAAAAGATTTGCCGGTATCGTGGTGGTTTTTGTGTCTCTCGGCCTGTTTGGCGGTTGCGTCAACAACATGGGCGGCGCCGCGAGCGACCTGTTCACCGCGGCCACCATCAGCGACGGCGAGCTGGTTCAGATGTCCCGCGACATGCGGGCCGTGGGCGACCAGGAAAACAAGGTTGCCGACAAAAACAACAAGTACGCCAAACGGCTGGACCGCCTGACCAAGCGCTTCCAGAAGGAAGGCGGCCGGGATCTCAACTTCAAGGTGTACATCACACCCGACATCAACGCCAACGCCACGGCCGACGGTTCCATCCGCGTATACTCCGGCCTGATGGACATGATGACCGACAACGAGCTTATCTTTGTCATCGGCCATGAAATCGGCCACGTGGCGGACGGCGATTCCCTCGACAAGATCCGCGTGGCCTATGCCTCTTCCGGCGCGATCAAGGCCGCCGCGGCCTCCAGCGGCAAAGCCGCCGCCGTGCTGAGCACGGCCCAGCTCGGCGACCTGTTGCACACCGTGCTCAACGCCCAGTTTTCCCAGAAGCAGGAATCCGAAGCCGACATTTACGGCTATAACCTGATGAAGAAGTACAATATCGACACCAAAGCCGCTGTTTCCGCCTTGGGGAAACTGGGCGGCGGAGGCACGGAGATCATGTCCACCCACCCCGGTTCCGCGGACCGCGCCAAGGCCATCCAGAAAATGATCGACGCGGACAAGAAAAAGTAA
- a CDS encoding exported hypothetical protein (Evidence 5 : No homology to any previously reported sequences) → MRSIGVLRGMRKEKHVAARSAFLRKNIPPLAVFFLAAGLLCLPSIAFAGDATMSTRNNESGITRDPATGDRGMQTPEAKPQPEYQGPQTVIVAPEIYPDGRSGHGVRPGPDRRPGQDGRRPQSR, encoded by the coding sequence ATGAGAAGTATAGGGGTTTTGCGCGGCATGCGCAAGGAAAAGCATGTGGCGGCACGGAGCGCGTTTTTGCGGAAAAACATTCCGCCCCTTGCGGTATTTTTTCTCGCGGCGGGCCTTCTCTGCCTGCCTTCCATTGCGTTTGCCGGAGACGCGACCATGTCCACCCGGAACAACGAGAGCGGCATCACGCGCGACCCGGCCACCGGCGACCGCGGGATGCAAACGCCGGAAGCGAAGCCGCAGCCGGAGTATCAGGGACCGCAGACCGTTATCGTGGCCCCCGAGATCTATCCTGACGGGCGTTCCGGGCACGGCGTACGCCCCGGTCCGGACAGGCGTCCCGGCCAGGACGGCCGCCGCCCTCAGTCGCGCTGA
- the purM gene encoding phosphoribosylaminoimidazole synthetase (Evidence 2a : Function of homologous gene experimentally demonstrated in an other organism; PubMedId : 10508786, 3015935, 3530323, 9298646; Product type e : enzyme), giving the protein MPPKKSVTRAKAYTDSGVDINAGNELVTRIKTMVEKTRTQGVFSDIGGFGGLFRPDLAGMEDPVLVSSTDGVGTKLKLAFMYDKHDTIGVDLVAMSVNDVIVQGARPLFFLDYFATGKLDVSKAATVINGVAEGCRQAGCALLGGETAEMPEMYAPGEYDLAGFCVGIVDNARIVDGSSIKVGDVLIGLASSGLHSNGYSLARKVLEKSGLSGDDILPGTDRSVRDALLEPTIIYVDCVRSLLRDLRVKGMSHITGGGFYDNIPRVLPAQVGAKIDFGSWPMPPVFTWLASVGGLSWPEMLQIFNCGIGYVLVVDKGDVDEFMDRLKALEQPAWKIGTVERLKPGEEDRVTVIF; this is encoded by the coding sequence ATGCCGCCGAAAAAATCCGTAACCAGAGCCAAAGCCTACACCGATTCGGGTGTTGATATCAACGCCGGAAACGAGCTGGTTACCCGCATCAAGACCATGGTTGAAAAAACCCGCACCCAGGGCGTCTTTTCGGACATCGGCGGGTTCGGCGGCCTGTTCAGACCCGACCTTGCCGGCATGGAAGACCCCGTTCTGGTTTCCTCCACCGACGGGGTGGGCACCAAGCTCAAGCTCGCCTTCATGTATGATAAGCACGATACCATCGGTGTCGACCTTGTGGCCATGAGCGTCAACGACGTCATCGTCCAGGGCGCGCGGCCCCTGTTTTTCCTTGATTATTTTGCCACCGGCAAGCTGGATGTATCCAAGGCCGCGACCGTCATTAACGGCGTTGCCGAAGGCTGCCGCCAGGCGGGCTGCGCCCTGCTCGGCGGCGAAACCGCCGAAATGCCGGAAATGTACGCCCCCGGCGAATACGACCTGGCGGGCTTCTGCGTGGGCATCGTGGACAACGCCCGCATCGTGGACGGCTCTTCCATCAAGGTCGGGGACGTCCTTATCGGCCTGGCTTCCTCCGGACTGCATTCCAACGGCTACTCTCTCGCCCGCAAGGTTTTGGAAAAAAGCGGGCTTTCGGGCGACGACATCCTGCCCGGCACCGACCGCTCCGTCCGCGACGCGCTCCTCGAACCCACGATCATTTATGTGGACTGCGTGCGCTCCCTCCTGCGCGACCTGCGCGTCAAGGGCATGTCGCATATCACGGGCGGCGGCTTTTATGACAATATTCCCCGCGTTCTCCCGGCGCAGGTCGGCGCGAAGATCGATTTCGGCTCCTGGCCCATGCCGCCCGTGTTTACCTGGCTCGCTTCGGTAGGGGGCCTCTCCTGGCCGGAAATGCTGCAGATATTCAACTGCGGCATCGGCTACGTGCTGGTCGTGGACAAAGGGGATGTGGACGAATTTATGGACAGGCTCAAAGCCCTGGAACAACCGGCCTGGAAAATAGGCACGGTCGAGCGCCTCAAGCCCGGCGAGGAAGACAGGGTCACCGTTATATTCTAA
- a CDS encoding conserved hypothetical protein (Evidence 4 : Homologs of previously reported genes of unknown function), with product MALHAVTGAFGFSGQYITKRLLEAGEEVITLTNSPKRPSSFGGRVKAYPFRFDDAAAMAESLRGVDVLYNTYWVRFNREGMFSHAEAVGNTQVLFEAAKLAKVTRVVHVSITNASEYSPLEYFRGKGLLERALKNSGLSYAIIRPAVLFGPEDILINNIAWTLRRFPVFAMFGNGRYHIQPIHVDDLAKLMVAQGAAKENVTVDAVGPEDYEYRDLVKMMRRELGLKRLIVGIPPELGYRASLVIGKLVGDVFVTREEITGLMADTLHVPGAAPTGETLLSEWVRENKNVLGKRYHGEMERRVDRVRAY from the coding sequence ATGGCTCTGCACGCGGTTACCGGGGCGTTCGGCTTTTCAGGACAGTACATCACCAAAAGGTTGTTGGAAGCGGGGGAGGAGGTCATTACCCTGACCAACTCGCCCAAACGGCCGAGCTCTTTCGGCGGCAGGGTCAAGGCCTACCCCTTCCGGTTTGACGACGCGGCAGCCATGGCCGAATCCTTGCGCGGGGTGGATGTTCTGTACAACACCTACTGGGTGCGGTTCAACCGCGAGGGCATGTTCAGCCACGCGGAGGCCGTCGGCAATACCCAGGTCCTGTTCGAGGCCGCGAAACTGGCCAAGGTTACGCGTGTGGTGCACGTGAGCATCACCAACGCAAGCGAGTATTCGCCCCTGGAATATTTCCGGGGCAAGGGGCTTTTGGAGCGGGCCCTCAAGAATTCCGGCCTGTCGTACGCCATTATCCGCCCGGCGGTGCTCTTCGGGCCCGAGGATATCCTCATCAACAACATCGCCTGGACGCTGCGGCGGTTCCCGGTCTTCGCCATGTTCGGGAACGGCCGGTATCACATCCAGCCCATTCACGTGGACGATCTGGCAAAACTCATGGTCGCGCAGGGCGCGGCAAAAGAAAACGTCACCGTGGACGCGGTGGGTCCGGAGGATTACGAGTACCGGGACCTCGTCAAAATGATGCGCCGCGAACTGGGGCTCAAAAGGCTCATCGTCGGCATCCCGCCGGAACTCGGCTACCGGGCCAGCCTCGTGATCGGCAAGCTGGTCGGGGACGTTTTCGTGACCCGCGAGGAGATTACCGGCCTCATGGCGGACACCCTGCACGTTCCCGGCGCCGCGCCGACGGGCGAAACCCTTCTTTCGGAATGGGTGCGCGAGAACAAAAACGTCCTGGGCAAGCGGTACCACGGGGAAATGGAACGCCGCGTGGACAGGGTCAGGGCATATTGA